In Dromiciops gliroides isolate mDroGli1 chromosome 5, mDroGli1.pri, whole genome shotgun sequence, the following are encoded in one genomic region:
- the ACVR1B gene encoding activin receptor type-1B: MAESFGASFLLLVFLLLEGGGGAGPRGTQALICSCTNCVHTNYTCETDGVCMVSISNMDGMEHHSRTCIPQAELVPVGKPFYCLSSDHVRNTHCCRTDFCNKIDLRVPSGHLKDTPSMWGPVELVAVIAGPVFLLFLIIIVVVFVIHHHQRVYHNRQRLDMEDPSCEMCLSKDKTLQDLVYDLSTSGSGSGLPLFVQRTVARTIVLQEIIGKGRFGEVWRGRWRGGDVAVKIFSSREERSWFREAEIYQTVMLRHENILGFIAADNKDNGTWTQLWLVSDYHEHGSLFDYLNRYTVTIEGMIKLALSAASGLAHLHMEIVGTQGKPGIAHRDLKSKNILVKKNGMCAIADLGLAVRHDSSTDTIDIAPNQRVGTKRYMAPEVLDETINMKHFDSFKCADIYALGLVYWEIARRCNSGGIHEEYQLPYYDLVPSDPSIEEMRKVVCDQKLRPNIPNWWQSYEALRVMGKMMRECWYANGAARLTALRIKKTLSQLSVQEDVKI, encoded by the exons CTCTGATATGCTCATGTACAAACTGCGTGCACACCAACTACACGTGCGAAACGGATGGGGTCTGCATGGTTTCCATTTCCAACATGGATGGTATGGAGCACCATTCTCGAACCTGTATCCCCCAGGCTGAGCTGGTCCCAGTAGGAAAGCCCTTCTACTGCCTCAGCTCAGATCATGTTCGGAACACACACTGCTGCCGCACTGACTTCTGTAACAAGATTGACCTGAGGGTGCCCAGTG GTCATCTGAAGGACACCCCCTCCATGTGGGGTCCTGTGGAGCTGGTAGCCGTCATTGCGGGCCCAGTGTTCCTTCTGTTTCTCATCATCATTGTCGTCGTCTTTGTTATTCACCACCATCAACGGGTTTATCACAACCGCCAGCGGCTGGACATGGAAGATCCCTCGTGTGAGATGTGTCTGTCCAAAGACAAGACTCTTCAGGATCTCGTCTACGATCTGTCTACTTCAGGGTCTGGCTCAG GGTTACCTCTTTTTGTTCAGCGCACAGTGGCTCGTACAATTGTCCTTCAAGAGATCATAGGCAAGGGCCGATTTGGGGAAGTGTGGCGTGGCCGGTGGCGAGGTGGAGATGTGGCTGTGAAAATTTTCTCCTCCCGGGAAGAACGGTCTTGGTTTCGAGAAGCAGAGATATACCAAACGGTCATGTTACGCCATGAAAATATTCTTGGATTTATTGCTGCTGACAACAAAG ATAATGGTACTTGGACTCAACTGTGGCTTGTTTCTGATTATCATGAACATGGTTCCTTGTTTGATTACCTTAACCGGTATACAGTGACTATCGAAGGGATGATTAAGCTGGCCTTGTCTGCTGCTAGCGGGTTGGCACACCTGCACATGGAGATTGTAGGCACTCAGG GGAAGCCTGGAATTGCACATAGAGACTTGAAATCAAAGAACATCTTGGTGAAGAAAAATGGAATGTGTGCAATCGCAGACCTGGGTCTTGCTGTCCGTCATGATTCGAGCACTGATACTATTGACATCGCCCCAAATCAAAGGGTGGGGACCAAGAG ATACATGGCCCCTGAAGTGCTGGATGAAACCATCAACATGAAGCACTTTGATTCCTTCAAATGTGCTGATATTTATGCCTTAGGGTTGGTGTATTGGGAGATTGCCCGAAGATGCAATTCAGGAG GAATCCATGAGGAATATCAGCTGCCATATTATGATCTCGTGCCCTCGGACCCTTCCATTGAAGAAATGCGGAAGGTAGTGTGTGACCAAAAGCTGCGGCCCAACATCCCCAACTGGTGGCAAAGTTATGAG GCATTACGGGTTATGGGGAAGATGATGCGGGAATGCTGGTACGCCAACGGTGCAGCACGTCTGACTGCCCTGCGCATTAAGAAAACCCTTTCACAGCTCAGTGTGCAAGAAGATGTGAAGATCTAG